GCTACGAACGTCTCTACCTCCACCGGCACGCTCCAGATGAGGGGAGTCCTCCCGAACCCTGAAGGCAGAATCATGCCGGGCCTCTATGCGCGTGTGCATGTGCCTGTCGAGACCAGGGTCGCCATGCTCGTACCGGCCACGGCAGTCGGCAGCGACCAGCAAGGCCCCTACGTGCTCGTTGTCAACGCGCAAAATGTCGTCGAACGACGAGGTGTCAAGCCCGGCTCTCTGCAAGACAACAACCTTCGCGTCATTGAAGAAGGGCTCACAGGAAACGAGAGAATCATCGTCAGCGCGTTATTGAAAGCCCGACCGGGAAGCCCGGTCTCGCCGCAACTCGATAACGCGGCGACGGAAGGGACGCGGTGATATCAAAATTCTTCATAGATCGGCCGATCTTCGCGAATGTCATAGCGATAATCACTATGATCATCGGCATCATCTTCATCACGCGCCTGCCTGTCGCCCAGTGGCCCCAGATCGTCCCTCCGACAATACAGGTCACAACCCGTTATCCGGGAGCGAGCGCCGAAGTCGTGGCGAATACCATCGCGACTCCGATCGAACAAGCCGTAAACGGCGTGGAGGGGGCCATCTACATGTCTTCCACGAGCGGCAGCGACGGGTCCTATGCCCTCACGATCACCTTCGACATCGGGACCGACCTGAATACGTCGACGGCGCTCGTCCAGAACCTTGTGAACAGCTCCCTTGCCCAGCTTCCCGGAGGCGCCCAGCTGCAAGGCGTCACGGTCAGGAAGGTCTCTCCGAATATCCTTCTCGTGGTGAGCCTTTACTCCGATGACGACCGTTTTGACGAGACGTTTCTCTCTAACTACGGAGTCATAAATCTGCAAAACCCTCTTGCGCGTCTGCCCGGCATGGGCCAGGTGAGGGTATTCGGCGCAGGCCCTTACAGCATGAGGGTATGGCTCGACCCGAAGAGGCTTCAGAGCTTCGGCCTCAAGACATCAGATGTGATAGCAGCCATTCAAGGCCAGAACGCCGAGGTTGCTGCCGGTCAGCTCGGTGTTCCGCCGGTGCCGGCGAATCAGCCCTTTCAGCTCACGATCACTGCCCTCGGCAGGCTCTCGAGTGAAAGCCAGTTCGAGAATATTATTATCAAGACGGCTGCCGGTCCTCCTTCACAGATCGTGCGTCTGCGCGATATCGCAAGGGTCGAGCTGAGCA
This genomic interval from Thermodesulfovibrionales bacterium contains the following:
- a CDS encoding efflux RND transporter permease subunit; this translates as MISKFFIDRPIFANVIAIITMIIGIIFITRLPVAQWPQIVPPTIQVTTRYPGASAEVVANTIATPIEQAVNGVEGAIYMSSTSGSDGSYALTITFDIGTDLNTSTALVQNLVNSSLAQLPGGAQLQGVTVRKVSPNILLVVSLYSDDDRFDETFLSNYGVINLQNPLARLPGMGQVRVFGAGPYSMRVWLDPKRLQSFGLKTSDVIAAIQGQNAEVAAGQLGVPPVPANQPFQLTITALGRLSSESQFENIIIKTAAGPPSQIVRLRDIARVELSRQNYSNFARASGRNSALLVMFTLPDANAIAVADSVYKAMAEMSKTFPA